GATGTTCGGGGAGGACGGCTACGTCTCGGCGAAGGACCTGATCGAGAACGCCGAGGCGCTGAAGAACGTGCCCGCGGTGCAGAAGAACCAGATCGTCTACCTCGACGGCAGCTTCTACCTCGACGAGGGCATCCAGGCCTACACGAAGCTCTACCGCTCGGCCGCCGAGGCGTTCGCCTCCTGATCCCCGGTGGGGGTCCGGATGCCGGGCCCCCACCCTCGCCATGATCGTCACCGCTCCTTCCCCCCGAACGCTCGGGCATCGCCTCGCCCTGCCCGCGGCCACCGCGGGCGTCACCGCCCTCGTCGTCGTGTCGCTCTTCGTCGGCGTCTACGACATCGCCGGCGAGGGATTCGGCACCGAGATGTTCTTCATCTCGCGAGTGCCCCGCACCCTCGCCCTCGTGCTCGCGGGCTGCGCGATGGCCGTCTCGGGCCTGATCATGCAGCTGCTCACGCAGAACCGGTTCGTCGAGCCCTCCACCACCGGCACGTCCGAGTGGGCCGCCCTCGGCCTGCTGGTCACGGTGCTCCTCGCGCCGACCGCGCCCCTCATCGTGCGGATGGTCGTGGCATCCGTCGCTGCCTTCGTGGGGACGATGATCTTCATCGGCATCCTGCGTCGGATCTCTCTGCGCTCCTCGCTCGTCGTGCCGCTCATCGGGATCATGCTCGGAGCGGTGGTGTCGGCGTTCACCACGTACCTCGCCGTCTCGACGAACTCCCTGCAGATGCTCGGCACCTGGTTCATGGGCAGCTTCACCTCGATCGTCCGCGGACGCTACGAGGTGCTCTGGGTCGTGGCGATCGTCGTGGTCCTCGTCTTCCTCTCCGCCGACCGCATCACCGTGGCCGGTCTCGGCCGCGACATCGCGACCACTGTCGGCGTCGACCACACCCGCGTGATGCTCATCGGTGCGGGTCTTGTCGCCGTCGCGACGGGCGTGACCACCGTCGTGGTCGGCTTCCTGCCGTTCCTCGGATTGGTCGTGCCCAACCTCGTCTCGATGTGGCGGGGCGACAACGCCCGCGCCAACCTGCCGTGGGTGTGCCTCGGCGGAGTGGCCATCGTCGTCGTGTGCGACATCGTCGGGCGGGTGATCCGGATGCCGTTCGAGGTCCCCGTCTCGATGATCCTCGGGGTCGTCGGGTCCGCGGTGTTCATCACCCTGCTGCTGAGGATGCGTGCCCGTGCCTGAGGTCCTGACCCGTCCCGCTCCGGCGCTCGCGCTCCGCCGCCCACGGATCGCCCTGCGGTTCGGAATCCTCGCTCTCGTGGTGATCGTCGCCGCCGTCGGCGTCCTCACCTGGAACGTGCCGGGGGAGCCGGGCTCGCGCGCTTTCTGGCTGGCCGTGAACCTCCGCGTGGTGAGCGTCGCGACGATCGCCCTCGTCGCCTGCTGTCAGGCGGTCGCGACGGTGCTCTTCCACACCGCGACGGCGAACCGCATCCTCACCCCGTCGATCATGGGCTTCGACGCGCTCTACGTCGTCATGCAGACGGCGCTGGTGTTCTTCTTCGGCAGCGCCGCGCTCTCGGCGACCGACGGCCTGCTCAAGGTCGTCGTGCAGAGCGCGCTGATGGTCGGTTTCGCGACCCTCCTGTACGGCTGGCTCTTCGCCGGGCGCCGTGGCAACCTGCACATCATGCTGCTCGTCGGCGTCGTGCTGGGCGTCGGCTTCGGCTCGCTCTCGACCGTCATGCAGCGGTTGTTGACCCCCAGCGACTTCGACATCCTCTCGGCCCGCCTCTTCGGCAACCTCTCGAACTCGGATGCCGAGTACCTCCCGTGGGGAGCGCTGGTCGTCGCCGTCGTGCTCGTTCTCGTCTGGCGCGCGCGACACCGTCTCGACGTGCTGGCGCTGGGCCGCGAGGCATCCGTCAATCTGGGGCTCGCGTACCGCCGCGAGGTGATCGGCGTGCTCGTCCTCGTCGCCGTGCTCATCTCGGTGTCGACCACGATGGTCGGTCCGATGACGTTCTTCGGCTTCCTCGTC
This portion of the Microbacterium testaceum StLB037 genome encodes:
- a CDS encoding ABC transporter permease; this encodes MIVTAPSPRTLGHRLALPAATAGVTALVVVSLFVGVYDIAGEGFGTEMFFISRVPRTLALVLAGCAMAVSGLIMQLLTQNRFVEPSTTGTSEWAALGLLVTVLLAPTAPLIVRMVVASVAAFVGTMIFIGILRRISLRSSLVVPLIGIMLGAVVSAFTTYLAVSTNSLQMLGTWFMGSFTSIVRGRYEVLWVVAIVVVLVFLSADRITVAGLGRDIATTVGVDHTRVMLIGAGLVAVATGVTTVVVGFLPFLGLVVPNLVSMWRGDNARANLPWVCLGGVAIVVVCDIVGRVIRMPFEVPVSMILGVVGSAVFITLLLRMRARA
- a CDS encoding iron chelate uptake ABC transporter family permease subunit, whose translation is MPEVLTRPAPALALRRPRIALRFGILALVVIVAAVGVLTWNVPGEPGSRAFWLAVNLRVVSVATIALVACCQAVATVLFHTATANRILTPSIMGFDALYVVMQTALVFFFGSAALSATDGLLKVVVQSALMVGFATLLYGWLFAGRRGNLHIMLLVGVVLGVGFGSLSTVMQRLLTPSDFDILSARLFGNLSNSDAEYLPWGALVVAVVLVLVWRARHRLDVLALGREASVNLGLAYRREVIGVLVLVAVLISVSTTMVGPMTFFGFLVATLAYQLAGSSQHRVVLPFAVLLGMATLLGGYFVLRHVFYAAGMLSIIIEFVGGVFFLIYLLRKGSL